One window of Strigops habroptila isolate Jane chromosome Z, bStrHab1.2.pri, whole genome shotgun sequence genomic DNA carries:
- the NRG1 gene encoding pro-neuregulin-1, membrane-bound isoform isoform X6: protein MASFYKHLGIEFMEAEELYQKRVLTITGICIALLVVGIMCVVAYCKTKKQRKKLHDRLRQSLRSERNNVTNMANGPHHPNPPPDNVQLVNQYVSKNVISSEQVIERETETSFSTSHYTSTTHHSVTVTQTSSHSWSNGHTESIVSESHSVLVSSSMENSRHASPAGPRGRLSGISGPREGNSFLRHARETPDSYRDSPHSERYVSAMTTPARMSPIEFHTPTSPKSRPSKMSPPASSLTISIPSVAVSPFIEEERPLLLVTPLQLHEKYDHHLPQFNSFHHNAAHESNSLPPSPLQIVEDEEYETTQEYEPAQEPPKKLTNNRRVKRTKPNGHISSRVEVDSDTSSDSSSSETETEDERIGEDTPFLSIPNPVATSLEPTAAYRLAENRTNPANRFSTPEELQTRLSSVIANQDPIAV from the exons ATGGCCAGCTTCTACA AGCACCTTGGGATTGAATTTATGG AAGCTGAGGAACTGTACCAGAAACGGGTGCTGACCATAACTGGCATTTGCATTGCTCTTCTAGTAGTTGGCATCATGTGTGTGGTGGCCTACTGCAAAACCAA gaagcagaggaaaaagttGCACGACCGCCTTCGGCAGAGCCTGCGCTCCGAAAGGAACAATGTGACGAACATGGCCAACGGGCCGCACCACCCCAACCCTCCACCGGATAACGTCCAGCTAGTGAAC cagtacGTTTCAAAAAATGTAATCTCCAGTGAGCAGGTCATCGAGCGAGAAACGGAAACCTCATTTTCTACGAGCCACTACACCTCAACAACACATCACTCTGTGACAGTCACCCAGACGTCCAGCCACAG ctggaGCAATGGCCACACCGAGAGCATCGTCTCCGAAAGCCACTCTGTGCTCGTCAGCTCATCCATGGAGAACAGTAGGCATGCCAGCCCAGCGGGACCCCGGGGCCGCCTCAGTGGCATCAGTGGGCCACGGGAAGGAAACAGCTTCCTCCGGCATGCGAGAGAGACCCCTGACTCCTACCGAGACTCTCCTCACAGTGAAAG GTATGTCTCAGCTATGACCACACCAGCTCGCATGTCACCCATCGAATTCCACACTCCAACTTCTCCCAAGTCACGCCCCTCCAAAATGTCACCACCGGCTTCCAGCCTGACCATCTCCATCCCTTCAGTGGCGGTGAGTCCCTTCATAGAAGAGGAGCGACCACTGCTCCTGGTGACCCCACTACAGCTACATGAGAAGTATGACCACCACCTTCCGCAGTTCAACTCCTTCCACCACAACGCTGCTCACGAGAGCAACAGCCTGCCGCCAAGTCCTCTGCAGATAGTGGAAGACGAGGAGTATGAGACCACACAGGAGTATGAACCAGCACAGGAGCCTCCAAAGAAACTCACCAACAACCGGAGGGTCAAAAGAACAAAGCCAAATGGCCACATTTCCAGCAGGGTGGAAGTAGATTCCGACACAagctctgacagcagcagctccgaGACTGAAACCGAAGATGAAAGAATAGGCGAGGATACACCGTTCCTGAGCATACCGAACCCTGTGGCAACCAGTCTGGAGCCAACCGCTGCCTACCGGCTGGCTGAAAACAGGACTAACCCGGCGAACCGCTTCTCCACACCAGAAGAGTTGCAAACAAGGTTGTCCAGCGTGATAGCTAACCAAGACCCTATTGCtgtataa
- the NRG1 gene encoding pro-neuregulin-1, membrane-bound isoform isoform X5 gives MVKDLPNPPRYLCRCPNEFTGDRCQNYVMASFYKHLGIEFMEAEELYQKRVLTITGICIALLVVGIMCVVAYCKTKKQRKKLHDRLRQSLRSERNNVTNMANGPHHPNPPPDNVQLVNQYVSKNVISSEQVIERETETSFSTSHYTSTTHHSVTVTQTSSHSWSNGHTESIVSESHSVLVSSSMENSRHASPAGPRGRLSGISGPREGNSFLRHARETPDSYRDSPHSERYVSAMTTPARMSPIEFHTPTSPKSRPSKMSPPASSLTISIPSVAVSPFIEEERPLLLVTPLQLHEKYDHHLPQFNSFHHNAAHESNSLPPSPLQIVEDEEYETTQEYEPAQEPPKKLTNNRRVKRTKPNGHISSRVEVDSDTSSDSSSSETETEDERIGEDTPFLSIPNPVATSLEPTAAYRLAENRTNPANRFSTPEELQTRLSSVIANQDPIAV, from the exons ATGGTTAAAGACCTGCCAAACCCCCCAAGATACCTGTGCAG gTGCCCAAATGAATTTACTGGTGATCGCTGCCAAAACTACGTAATGGCCAGCTTCTACA AGCACCTTGGGATTGAATTTATGG AAGCTGAGGAACTGTACCAGAAACGGGTGCTGACCATAACTGGCATTTGCATTGCTCTTCTAGTAGTTGGCATCATGTGTGTGGTGGCCTACTGCAAAACCAA gaagcagaggaaaaagttGCACGACCGCCTTCGGCAGAGCCTGCGCTCCGAAAGGAACAATGTGACGAACATGGCCAACGGGCCGCACCACCCCAACCCTCCACCGGATAACGTCCAGCTAGTGAAC cagtacGTTTCAAAAAATGTAATCTCCAGTGAGCAGGTCATCGAGCGAGAAACGGAAACCTCATTTTCTACGAGCCACTACACCTCAACAACACATCACTCTGTGACAGTCACCCAGACGTCCAGCCACAG ctggaGCAATGGCCACACCGAGAGCATCGTCTCCGAAAGCCACTCTGTGCTCGTCAGCTCATCCATGGAGAACAGTAGGCATGCCAGCCCAGCGGGACCCCGGGGCCGCCTCAGTGGCATCAGTGGGCCACGGGAAGGAAACAGCTTCCTCCGGCATGCGAGAGAGACCCCTGACTCCTACCGAGACTCTCCTCACAGTGAAAG GTATGTCTCAGCTATGACCACACCAGCTCGCATGTCACCCATCGAATTCCACACTCCAACTTCTCCCAAGTCACGCCCCTCCAAAATGTCACCACCGGCTTCCAGCCTGACCATCTCCATCCCTTCAGTGGCGGTGAGTCCCTTCATAGAAGAGGAGCGACCACTGCTCCTGGTGACCCCACTACAGCTACATGAGAAGTATGACCACCACCTTCCGCAGTTCAACTCCTTCCACCACAACGCTGCTCACGAGAGCAACAGCCTGCCGCCAAGTCCTCTGCAGATAGTGGAAGACGAGGAGTATGAGACCACACAGGAGTATGAACCAGCACAGGAGCCTCCAAAGAAACTCACCAACAACCGGAGGGTCAAAAGAACAAAGCCAAATGGCCACATTTCCAGCAGGGTGGAAGTAGATTCCGACACAagctctgacagcagcagctccgaGACTGAAACCGAAGATGAAAGAATAGGCGAGGATACACCGTTCCTGAGCATACCGAACCCTGTGGCAACCAGTCTGGAGCCAACCGCTGCCTACCGGCTGGCTGAAAACAGGACTAACCCGGCGAACCGCTTCTCCACACCAGAAGAGTTGCAAACAAGGTTGTCCAGCGTGATAGCTAACCAAGACCCTATTGCtgtataa